GGCTGATATTGGCGGGGACTATAATTACCGTCCCCCTACCCGACCTCCAATCTCCATACCCACCCCGACCCGCCAAATCCCCGACGGGTTCGGACGAAAAATTCCCCGTCGGATACGAGGAACCCGATGGATACCCGTGTTGTTAATAAATTATATTGCTTTttgtaaatgtaaaaaaaaaaaaaaaaaaaaacacacacacatggcaacaataatagaaaaaaaaatgttaaaatattCATGCTTCTACTTATGAATTTTACAGGGGATTTAAAAGTAAAACTACAATTATAAATTTAACTCATACATATCAAAATCTAGAGTACTTTGATCCAGAAATCTTGTAATGATCATGCAAGTGTCTTGTTCCATTCTTGCTTTTTCCACTTAATTTTTTTACCATAATAGTTTCATATGACCTTATCAACTCCATCAATCTTTTGCTTTTTAAAATGACACCAAACTGCATAAGCCAAACTTCTCTTTGATTGTGCGGGTTGTTGATCTTGATTGTCACTAAAATTACACATTACATATAATAAGAATTACAAAGACATAACTTCATTTATACACTAAATTATACAATAATTTAAAaagaattacaattttttttctatTGTACAACAAATAGCCATAAATCATGTTATTGGCATTAATTTATTCATCCAtaccaaattataaaaacattaaaaagaaTTACAATTTAGTTTATGATTATCGATTACACGGACCTTAGAAAATTTTCAGGAAGATCATCTTTAAACCACCTCATCATTAAGATATCAACCCATAGTGTAACCAACACTACTGAAACCTATTAGTTCCTTGAGTTTCAAGCATTAAAACTAACACTATTAGTTCCTTCAGTTCAATTAGTTGATAGAATGATAGTTCACATATAGTAGAAGATGAATCCAGCCTATATACCACCCTCCTAACTTTATATAGATATCAATAATCAAAAACAGTGATTCAAATTAAACTAATAAGATAGAAGTCCATGGGGACCCTGAAAAGTGTAAACTACGAAATTCCATTGCAAACATAAGAGCACTTACAACTCACACATAGACATTAAAGGTATAGAAAATCGATTCCTGTTTAGCAGGTTAGAGAAATAAAGAAGGAAATCAAAATTCAGCAACTGAGGTCAAATGCATAAACTAAAACCGAGAAACAAGCAACTAAATTCAACACACACCTGATATCTATTGATAGAATTGAAATGAACAAAATCAATGATGAGAAATCATATTTCAATTAGAATACATTAAAAAAAACGATCGAAGCAAGTCATTCATAAGAAATCGGATAGATAATACATAGCATCAATGAGTTGTATATGATATGACTACTGATGCGATATCGATTTTTACCAACTAGACACGAGATTAGATTGAGAAATCGATTACAGTAAGAGGAACGATGAACAGGTATACGTGCAACACAATCAATGATAAAACTTACATGGGGTTCGGATTTTGGAGTGGAAACGGAAGATTATCCATTGAAGACTTCAAATTGTTCTTTGAGATGTTCAAATTTATTCCTGAATCTTGATTTCTAGTAAGTTTGTGTCGATGTCTAGGGTTAAGGGTGAGGGAGAAATCGACAATGGAGGAATGACGAGTTTTATTCTTGAAGACTAGTGACATTAATTGAATCTTGAATTGTGGACCTAAAAGGCTGAATCGTGAGAGAAGAACGAAGAGTCGAGTACAACTCCCGAGTCTCGAAGAGATGAAAACGCTGGAAAGTGGAACCATGGAAATTGGAATCGTTGCTCGAGTATAattactattatatatatatatatatatatatatatatatatatatatatatatatatatatatatatatatatatatatatatatatatatatatatatatatatcgggtttTAAACGGGGCAGATAGTACTATGCCAATCCCCGATTCGTTACCCGCTAAGTCGGGTAATCCCCGATCCGTTCGGGTCGGGTCCCCGCGGGTAGCGGGGAATCCCCGATCCGTTTGCATCCCTATCTAGTACGACCAACATACTAGGCTTGGTACGCGCCACATACTGTGTACACCCAATGTA
The genomic region above belongs to Lactuca sativa cultivar Salinas chromosome 4, Lsat_Salinas_v11, whole genome shotgun sequence and contains:
- the LOC111914643 gene encoding uncharacterized protein LOC111914643, with amino-acid sequence MVPLSSVFISSRLGSCTRLFVLLSRFSLLGPQFKIQLMSLVFKNKTRHSSIVDFSLTLNPRHRHKLTRNQDSGINLNISKNNLKSSMDNLPFPLQNPNPIDNQDQQPAQSKRSLAYAVWCHFKKQKIDGVDKVI